The Acidimicrobiales bacterium genome includes a window with the following:
- a CDS encoding YciI family protein, protein MSTFVFIYRAPKNYTPTPDAVDQWSAWFETMGDRVVARGDRVVATSTLGRGAPDTVLGGYSLVSADDLEGAITLAKGCPILERDGGVEVGEVMS, encoded by the coding sequence ATGTCCACGTTCGTGTTCATCTACCGAGCGCCCAAGAACTACACGCCGACTCCCGACGCCGTGGACCAGTGGAGCGCCTGGTTCGAGACTATGGGCGACCGAGTCGTCGCTCGCGGCGACCGGGTCGTCGCCACCAGCACGCTCGGACGCGGCGCGCCGGACACGGTGCTGGGCGGTTACTCGCTGGTCAGCGCAGACGACCTCGAGGGGGCCATCACTCTGGCCAAGGGCTGCCCGATCCTCGAGCGAGACGGCGGTGTCGAGGTCGGCGAGGTCATGTCCTGA
- a CDS encoding YciI family protein: MPGYMLLLYAPEVEATQQAERDAEMPLWNEVTQSLRDAGLLVSVGRLHPVARATTVRVRDGEADLTDGPFAVTKEVLGGYYLLDCADLDEALEHAARLPLSRYGSVEVRPMMDVDSVTTP, from the coding sequence ATGCCCGGTTACATGTTGTTGCTGTACGCACCCGAGGTGGAGGCGACCCAGCAGGCGGAAAGGGACGCCGAGATGCCGCTTTGGAACGAGGTGACCCAGAGCCTCCGTGACGCCGGACTGCTCGTCTCCGTCGGCCGACTGCATCCGGTGGCCAGAGCGACCACGGTCCGAGTGCGCGACGGCGAGGCCGATCTCACCGACGGGCCATTCGCCGTGACCAAGGAGGTGCTCGGCGGCTACTACCTGCTGGACTGCGCGGACCTCGACGAGGCGCTCGAGCATGCTGCCCGGTTGCCGCTCTCCCGCTATGGGTCGGTCGAGGTGCGGCCGATGATGGATGTCGACTCGGTCACCACTCCCTGA
- a CDS encoding sigma-70 family RNA polymerase sigma factor, with protein MSTRSPLPDRPPSDGDDPTAAVVARAFRDERASVLATLIRHVGDFQVAEDAVQDAFAAAITAWRRDGVPKNPGAWITVTARRRAIDRLRRDRSVSDRAERLAELVRLDQQEHPSVSEESAVVDDRLRLIFTSCHPALDLQARVALTLRTLGGLTTGEIGRAFLVSEPTMGKRIVRAKRKIADAHIPYRVPSDADLPDRLLGVLRVAYLIFNEGYSASEGDRLVRGELCSEAIRLGQLLSQLMPDEAEVWGLLALMLLHDARRATRVDDQGRYVTLDEQDRSAWDRQQIDDGLQALAHAARLRRPGEYQLQAAITALHVRGADAGATDWEQIAELYGALAEVRPSPVVELNRAAAVGFAAGPEAGLALLRPLLGDSALAAYQPMHATHADLLRRSGDPAGAARAYEKAIALSTNAVERAELERRLRTLRDG; from the coding sequence ATGTCGACTCGGTCACCACTCCCTGACCGACCGCCGTCCGATGGTGACGATCCGACAGCGGCGGTGGTGGCGCGGGCGTTTCGCGACGAGCGTGCGTCCGTGCTTGCCACTCTCATCCGCCACGTCGGGGACTTTCAGGTCGCGGAGGACGCCGTGCAGGACGCCTTCGCGGCTGCGATCACGGCCTGGCGCCGCGACGGCGTTCCCAAGAACCCCGGGGCCTGGATCACGGTCACGGCGCGGCGGCGGGCGATCGATCGCCTCCGTCGGGATCGCTCCGTCTCCGATCGGGCCGAGCGCCTGGCCGAGCTGGTCCGCCTGGATCAACAGGAGCACCCCTCGGTGAGCGAGGAGAGCGCCGTTGTCGACGATCGGCTGCGGCTGATCTTCACGTCCTGCCACCCGGCGCTCGATCTCCAGGCCCGGGTGGCGCTGACGCTGCGCACGCTCGGTGGTCTGACGACCGGCGAGATCGGGCGCGCCTTCCTCGTGTCGGAGCCGACCATGGGAAAGCGAATCGTGCGGGCCAAGCGCAAGATCGCCGATGCGCACATCCCATACCGGGTTCCCTCCGATGCCGACCTGCCCGACCGTCTCCTCGGCGTGCTGCGGGTGGCGTACCTGATCTTCAACGAGGGCTATTCGGCCAGCGAGGGCGATCGTCTGGTACGAGGTGAGCTGTGCAGCGAGGCGATCCGACTCGGCCAGCTCCTGTCCCAGCTGATGCCCGACGAGGCTGAGGTGTGGGGGCTGCTGGCGCTGATGCTGCTTCACGACGCGCGTCGCGCGACACGGGTCGACGACCAGGGACGCTACGTCACCCTCGACGAGCAGGACCGCTCGGCTTGGGACCGGCAGCAGATCGACGATGGCCTCCAGGCGCTCGCGCACGCGGCACGGTTGCGGCGGCCGGGTGAGTATCAGCTGCAGGCCGCCATCACCGCTCTCCATGTTCGGGGCGCCGACGCCGGCGCGACCGATTGGGAGCAGATCGCCGAGCTGTATGGAGCATTGGCGGAGGTCAGACCCTCGCCGGTCGTCGAGCTCAACCGCGCTGCCGCCGTCGGGTTCGCGGCGGGCCCCGAAGCCGGTCTCGCCCTGCTCCGACCCTTGCTCGGCGACTCCGCGCTCGCGGCCTACCAGCCCATGCACGCCACCCACGCCGACCTGCTCAGGCGCTCCGGCGACCCTGCCGGCGCGGCGCGTGCCTACGAGAAGGCGATCGCCTTGAGCACCAACGCGGTCGAGCGCGCCGAGCTCGAGCGACGGCTCCGGACGCTTCGGGACGGCTGA